From Camelina sativa cultivar DH55 chromosome 7, Cs, whole genome shotgun sequence, one genomic window encodes:
- the LOC104699980 gene encoding uncharacterized protein LOC104699980 — translation MGLNESYEQARRHILMLKPIPTIEEAFNMVTQDERQITIKPLTRIDNVAFQSSALVSYDGDQTYVAAYNTRRPTQKPVCTHCGRLGHTIQKCYKLHGFPPGYKTNTGYKGNSQSQSTFQPRMQTPQFQPRMSQNQPRMQMQMAPYDPIQKANVIANVYTEQPSNSLVSQSASTGFDGNSFSTPVFTPQQLKQLFPHTILKYKLKSLLLLLMLQLLLIMVLWHKLLLLELSRGLMIGRGRLHNNLYILETESKTLSPSFLAVCSFTTRK, via the exons ATGGGATTGAATGAGAGTTATGAGCAAGCTCGACGTCATATATTGATGTTAAAACCTATTCCTACGATCGAAGAAGCTTTCAATATGGTTACTCAAGACGAGAGACAGATAACTATAAAGCCATTAACGAGGATTGATAATGTGGCTTTCCAATCTTCTGCTCTTGTTTCGTATGATGGTGATCAGACTTATGTTGCTGCATATAATACTAGGAGGCCGACTCAGAAACCAGTTTGTACTCATTGTGGTCGCTTAGGACACACTATTCAAAAATGCTATAAGCTCCATGGGTTTCCTCCGGGTTATAAGACGAATACTGGTTATAAAGGTAATTCGCAGAGTCAGTCTACTTTCCAACCAAGGATGCAGACACCTCAGTTTCAGCCTCGTATGTCTCAGAATCAGCCTAGGATGCAAATgcagatggctccttatgatcCTATTCAGAAGGCGAATGTTATTGCTAATGTGTATACTGAACAACCTTCGAATTCTTTGGTCTCTCAGTCTGCTTCTACTGGATTTGATGGTAATTCTTTCAGTACTCCTGTTTTCACACCACAACAACTAAAGCAACTTTTTCCTCATACAATACTCAAGTACAAGCTCAAGAGCCTGTTGCTGCTACTAATGTTGCAACTATTACTGATCATGGTCTTATGGCACAAACTTCTACTTCTG GAACTTTCACGGGGCTTGATGATTGGGAGGGGTAGACTTCATAATAACCTCTATATTCTTGAAACAGAATCAAAAACCCTCTCACCATCTTTTCTTGCGGTTTGTTccttcactacaagaaaatag